The following proteins are co-located in the Argopecten irradians isolate NY chromosome 9, Ai_NY, whole genome shotgun sequence genome:
- the LOC138331291 gene encoding uncharacterized protein, translating into MGKKQTKRNASKRSPSERTTCQRNGSSRCENLKDGLKSQELKCQVDSSKHTADLFPRHSILIVFILTLFFRISYVSKVENWWILHPDEIFQSVEVAHSEFYGYGFRPYEYMPPLDGANTTSVGRSQENVLGMFSLRSFLYPKVLVLALYAASFCGYTGSPMLFWKIFHAVVTSCLPLAVYAFSGTLYKSRDVAVLASILSSTSVFLYVLGTHTLVNSFVSPFFFWALVPLFKLLTNKMANEQTEISKEQKKTKNMSRASTSAANEKLFPPQLPPLQKLHRSERSLVGSRELGKGNQPSVVVENISLVDKNPVEQEPNVNEENLHSENNKHVDSNKQQQHDLRELECDSTIETRNDDLENGTTKCSTYKDTDSMPKVATTHKLYTALPCNGNRLTNVHKGIIYEIMHHFTKPNQLSAPYLRYAKNTYMGGGYNHVPHVEEACYDQLNFMNCKNGVDFNSNHLQKTNNQSMQQRNPNRSVESKTESNSRNNLALDRNVLQKNDVTGSHSMKMNSDIISINTNTCEEDIGQFKTKTLTDSALATYDHKTNKTRENVSKQKMESNVKQEQVKDTCVDTRDCDQGSCELFHMMTYLFSGFVLSLCMYVRADLLIFVTLVILPYGKTISKCKLLTSLPFLLYCVGLISGVTFGIFDDYISYGTPVISPWQWFNFNILRDKSAIFFGKKHWSFYIRALFIQNEVMCIGLIVSVLTFIALKCKRIADRGQFTSTNTKLFISLLTFFIIHSLNSHKEVRFLHDFIVLLLIFYASFIVIIIKTYKQYLRHNSHLSHGIVVLLISYLITSQWRYFPSPASGWAFRGLRNTNNVNMCLDFLRQRNDVTGVFIDTSIHETGAFVTLHRNVPLIALIHNEFYEFDMDSRHSQKPVLPYVSRTNNLTLSVLTQVSDFISVYNTPYLLKTLINKPEYNYLVLQTDRPFMDVGFSQVYRAGDMKVLKRSFNPEDEIRLRTTGNKIPLGPSCKILDYEANWLLTFGLYDKAIKKLNYCLTLDKTNLPSYQLMREVRRRQGDDAGARDVYKMCGEYHGHQACTRRPGRIVLHQEYQINVDI; encoded by the exons TTGCCCATTCCGAGTTTTACGGATATGGATTCAGGCCATACGAATACATGCCGCCGCTAGATGGCGCGAACACAACTTCCGTCGGACGATCACAGGAGAATGTGTTGGGGATGTTCAGTTTGCGATCCTTCCTGTATCCAAAGGTTCTGGTGTTGGCACTTTACGCGGCATCTTTTTGTGGTTACACCGGCTCGCCAATGCTA TTCTGGAAGATTTTCCACGCAGTTGTGACGTCATGCCTACCCTTGGCTGTATACGCCTTCAGTGGAACTCTGTACAAATCACGTGACGTTGCGGTTCTGGCGTCTATCCTCTCATCCACCTCAGTTTTCTTGTACGTTCTAGGAACTCATACTCTAGTCAACAGTTTTGTTTCGCCATTCTTCTTCTGGGCGCTGGTGCCATTGTTTAAATTATTGACAAACAAAATGGCGAACGAACAAACAGAGATTTCAAAAGAACAGAAAAAGACGAAGAACATGTCTCGTGCATCAACATCTGCTGCAAATGAAAAATTGTTTCcacctcagttacctcccttgcagaaGCTACACAGATCGGAGCGCAGCCTGGTGGGGAGTAGGGAACTAGGGAAAGGGAACCAGCCTAGTGTAGTAGTTGAGAATATTTCTTTAGTAGACAAGAACCCAGTGGAGCAGGAACCGAATGTGAACGAAGAAAATTTGCATTCCGAAAACAACAAACATGTTGACAgcaataaacaacaacaacatgaTCTAAGAGAATTGGAGTGCGACAGTACGATAGAAACACGTAATGACGATTTGGAAAACGGAACAACTAAATGTTCAACGTATAAGGATACTGACAGCATGCCAAAGGTGGCTACAACACATAAACTATACACCGCACTTCCATGTAATGGAAACAGGTTGACGAACGTGCACAAGGGCATCATATACGAAATCATGCACCATTTTACAAAACCGAATCAATTGTCTGCACCGTATTTACGATACGCGAAAAATACATATATGGGTGGTGGCTACAACCACGTGCCCCATGTAGAAGAAGCTTGTTATGACCAGTTGAATTTTATGAATTGCAAAAATGGCGTTGATTTTAACTCTAACCATCTCCAAAAAACAAATAACCAATCAATGCAACAAAGAAATCCGAACCGATCAGTGGAATCCAAGACGGAAAGTAACTCCAGAAATAACTTAGCTCTTGACAGAAACGTTTtgcagaaaaatgacgtcaccgGAAGTCACTCGATGAAAATGAATTCAGACATCATCTCAATAAACACAAATACGTGTGAAGAGGATATAGGTCAGTTCAAAACCAAAACACTAACAGATTCTGCATTGGCAACTTACGatcacaaaacaaacaaaacaagagaAAATGTGTCAAAACAGAAAATGGAGTCGAATGTGAAACAGGAACAAGTTAAAGACACGTGTGTCGACACCCGTGATTGCGATCAAGGTTCTTGCGAACTATTTCACATGATGACGTACTTATTCTCGGGATTTGTCCTATCATTGTGCATGTACGTCAGGGCCGATCTTCTGATATTTGTTACATTGGTTATTTTGCCCTACGGAAAGACTATTTCGAAATGCAAACTGTTGACGTCACTTCCGTTTTTATTGTATTGTGTGGGGTTAATTTCCGGAGTAACGTTCGGTATATTTGACGATTATATTAGTTATGGGACACCAGTTATATCCCCTTGGCAATGGTTTAATTTCAATATACTCAGAGACAAGTCTGCTATTTTCTTTGGTAAAAAACACTGGAGTTTTTACATCCGGGCACTGTTTATCCAGAACGAGGTCATGTGtattggtttgatagtcagtGTCTTGACGTTTATAGCATTAAAGTGTAAACGAATCGCGGACCGTGGACAATTCACGTCAACGAACACCAAATTATTTATTAGtttgttgacattttttattattcattcgTTAAATAGTCACAAAGAGGTAAGATTTTTACAcgattttattgttttattgttgatattttacgCCAGTTTTATTGTGATCATAATCAAAACCTATAAACAATATCTCCGACACAATAGTCATTTATCGCACGGTATTGTTGTTctattaatatcatatttgattaCTAGTCAGTGGAGGTATTTTCCCAGCCCCGCTTCTGGGTGGGCTTTCCGAGGTCTCCGTAATACAAACAATGTTAATATGTGTCTTGACTTTTTACGTCAACGGAATGACGTCACTGGTGTATTTATAGATACGTCGATCCACGAGACGGGTGCATTCGTTACGCTTCACAGAAACGTGCCTTTGATTGCGTTGATCCATAATGAGTTTTACGAGTTTGACATGGACTCGAGACACTCTCAAAAACCGGTCCTGCCTTACGTCAGTCGGACGAACAATTTGACGTTATCTGTTCTGACCCAAGTGTCTGATTTTATATCCGTATACAACACGCCCTACCTATTAAAAACGCTCATCAACAAACCAGAGTATAATTATCTAGTCCTACAAACAGACCGCCCTTTCATGGACGTCGGATTCAGTCAAGTTTATCGGGCAGGTGATATGAAGGTTTTGAAACGTTCATTTAATCCTGAAGATGAAATACGGTTACGGACCACCGGAAACAAAATTCCACTTGGGCCGAGCTGTAAAATACTGGATTACGAAGCTAACTGGCTTTTAACGTTCGGCCTATATGATAAAGCAATAAAGAAGTTAAATTATTGTCTTACGTTGGACAAGACTAACCTTCCGTCTTATCAACTGATGAGGGAGGTGCGCCGTCGTCAAGGTGACGACGCAGGTGCTCGTGACGTATACAAAATGTGTGGTGAGTACCATGGACACCAAGCATGCACCAGGCGACCTGGTAGAATCGTCCTACACCAAGAGTACCAAATTAACGTGGATATTTAA